One Dreissena polymorpha isolate Duluth1 chromosome 9, UMN_Dpol_1.0, whole genome shotgun sequence genomic window carries:
- the LOC127846368 gene encoding probable palmitoyltransferase ZDHHC24, with protein sequence MDRFLSVLKRPNKLQDRTEGTRQSLMWYLTSTRGQIKLLHVFAVSYVIIFCFLVCWASVTLGLPVVLQDSPTLLTCSQGLMIYLCFCIEANFLLIKYRAKDSHVLESSYGLLPMKHMNKVKQVEQYACNKSSNGTVESDWRICSHCNVQVPPRARHCSICQTCVLKKDHHCFFTGCCIGFYNQRYFITFCVLGMVGGSWGLYNLGTYLSTHYAAFFSLQIYKYFLPYMVLSALLGYQSFYELFLVMLFFCHITSTATSYYYFVWQMCIIQRGQTSYEYMTNIRIYEPNFWSGMKSVFGPYWLAGFFVPIPFIVNEGDGKSWMSKTKSM encoded by the coding sequence ATGGATCGGTTCTTGTCAGTGTTGAAGAGACCAAACAAACTACAAGACAGAACAGAAGGGACACGTCAAAGCCTGATGTGGTATCTGACCAGTACCAGAGGACAGATCAAACTTCTTCATGTATTTGCAGTGTCTTATGTGATAATATTCTGCTTTCTTGTCTGTTGGGCATCTGTAACTTTGGGATTACCCGTTGTTCTTCAAGATTCTCCTACGCTGCTCACGTGTTCTCAGGGATTAATGATTTACTTGTGCTTTTGTATCGAGGCAAATTTTCTGTTAATTAAATATAGAGCAAAAGATTCCCATGTTCTTGAATCTTCCTATGGACTGCTTCCTATGAAACACATGAACAAAGTTAAGCAAGTGGAACAATATGCCTGCAATAAAAGTTCAAATGGGACAGTAGAATCAGACTGGAGGATTTGTTCACATTGCAATGTCCAAGTTCCACCCAGGGCCCGACATTGTTCAATCTGTCAGACTTGCGTGCTGAAGAAGGATCACCACTGCTTCTTTACAGGATGCTGTATTGGCTTTTACAACCAAagatattttataacattttgtgtACTTGGTATGGTGGGGGGATCATGGGGTCTTTACAACCTAGGCACATATTTGTCAACTCATTATGCAGCATTTTTTAGCcttcaaatatacaaatattttctcCCATATATGGTACTATCCGCACTGTTAGGATATCAGTCATTTTATGAACTGTTCCTCGTAATGCTTTTCTTTTGTCACATAACAAGCACTGCTACATCTTACTACTACTTTGTATGGCAGATGTGCATTATTCAAAGAGGTCAGACAAGCTACGAATATATGACAAACATCAGGATCTATGAGCCAAACTTTTGGTCTGGAATGAAGTCTGTGTTTGGCCCTTACTGGCTAGCTGGGTTTTTTGTACCAATTCCTTTTATTGTAAATGAAGGTGATGGAAAAAGCTGGATGTCAAAAACTAAAAGTATGTAA